From a single Sus scrofa isolate TJ Tabasco breed Duroc chromosome 13, Sscrofa11.1, whole genome shotgun sequence genomic region:
- the LOC100736951 gene encoding 15 kDa protein B-like, with amino-acid sequence MAGAWRALVLVAGLAAVVSVAQRSLSYEEIINKALWFFNQGRPGQRLFRLLVAIPPPNLNFTTNIPLNFRIKETVCFSTRFHLHRQPRKCAFREGGEERNCNGTFFMLPQFRLLSFQCTEDPDRERELNRQIPRVRRSAASSDVAPPETDISKLPPAARDLYERTKYDIINNILRNF; translated from the exons ATGGCAGGGGCTTGGAGGGCATTGGTGCTGGTGGCAGGCTTGGCAGCAGTGGTGTCTGTGGCCCAGCGCAGTCTGAGCTATGAAGAGATTATCAACAAGGCCCTGTGGTTCTTCAATCAGGGGCGACCAGGACAGCGCCTCTTCCGCCTCCTCGTAGCCATCCCACCACCTAACCTG AACTTCACCACCAATATCCCACTCAACTTCAGGATTAAAGAGACTGTGTGCTTTTCTACCAGGTTCCACCTCCACCGTCAGCCTAGAAAATGTGCCTTCAGGGAGGGCGGG GAGGAACGGAACTGCAATGGTACCTTCTTCATGCTGCCACAATTTCGCCTCCTGTCGTTCCAATGCACTGAGGACCCAGACCGTGAGAGAGAACTCAATAGGCAG ATCCCCCGTGTGAGGCGTTCTGCTGCGTCCTCTGATGTGGCTCCTCCAGAAACTGACATCTCCAAACTGCCACCAGCGGCCAGGGACCTGTACGAGAGAACCAAGTACGACATCATCAACAACATCCTGAGGAACTTCTAg